A genomic stretch from Setaria italica strain Yugu1 chromosome VII, Setaria_italica_v2.0, whole genome shotgun sequence includes:
- the LOC101774013 gene encoding fasciclin-like arabinogalactan protein 7 encodes MLRCAVALLATVMSVSVLHHAGAHRSLAVRLPPATTLQRTDTWPPTPQAKRANLTAILTLDGPFRTFLGYLQQTNLVEVFQNQAYRTDQGITVFVPVDRAFAAVKPSVLSGLSRHQLKDLMMCHSLAKHYELADFEGLSRIGPVTTLAGGLYTVNVTYDAGTVHVRSRWADAKVVGSVSVDAPMAIYELDRVLLPDSLFRAQPPVAAIPDVPPAPPPTKEDAEAPATEPDPVAPMQYDPAGAADAATSACGARDRFARHAATAALGAMALVAL; translated from the exons ATGTTGAGGTGCGCCGTCGCGTTGCTCGCGACCGTGATGTCCGTGTCCGTCCTGCACCACGCCGGGGCGCACCGGTCGCTTGCCGTCAGGTTGCCCCCGGCGACGACGCTGCAGAGGACCGACACATGGCCGCCGACTCCTCAGGCCAAGCGCGCCAACCTCACCGCGATCCTCACCCTCGACGGGCCGTTCCGCACCTTCCTCGGGTACCTGCAGCAGACCAACCTCGTGGAGGTGTTCCAGAACCAGGCGTACCGGACTGACCAGGGCATCACCGTCTTCGTCCCCGTCGACAGGGCCTTCGCCGCCGTCAAGCCGTCG GTGCTGTCGGGTCTGTCCAGGCACCAGCTCAAGGACCTGATGATGTGCCACTCGCTCGCCAAGCACTACGAGCTCGCGGACTTCGAGGGGCTGAGCCGGATCGGGCCGGTGACGACGCTCGCCGGCGGTCTGTACACGGTGAACGTGACCTACGACGCGGGCACCGTCCACGTGCGGTCCAGGTGGGCCGACGCCAAGGTCGTCGGGAGCGTGTCCGTGGACGCGCCCATGGCGATTTACGAGCTCGACCGGGTGCTGCTCCCGGACTCGCTCTTCCGCGCCCAGCCGCCGGTCGCGGCCATCCCGGACgtgccgccggcgcctcctccgACCAAGGAGGACGCCGAGGCGCCTGCGACTGAACCGGATCCCGTCGCGCCGATGCAATACGatccggcgggagcggcggacgCCGCGACCTCGGCGTGCGGAGCCCGCGATCGGTTCGCGCGCCATGCGGCCACCGCGGCTCTCGGTGCAATGGCGCTGGTCGCGTTGTGA